TGAGGAAAATGTCCATAGTGGTGATAGGGCCCCATCAAGCGGGAAAGAGCACCTTCATAAGGAAGCTCGACCCCTCGGCCATCAGGATGGATTACGAGAAGGGGACTATGTCCACCACGGTTGGCTTCGATTACGGCGTGATCTTCTGGGATGCCTCCACGGACGAGCTCCACCCCAAGGATAGGATAGATGACCTCAATCCCTTCAATGAGATATGGAAGGTCACCATCACCGGAACCCCGGGGCAGATAGCCTTCTCCTACGTAAGGAAGGCTCTGATAAGGGGCAAGGATGGCGTGATAATGATAGTAGATAGCGCCCAGCCCGTTCAGATGGTCTACGCGCTGGGGCAGTATCAGGAAGCCAGGGAGGTTCTTCCACCAGGCTTCCCACTGCTGGTGCTGGCGAACAAGCAGGATCTGCCGGATGCAAAGCCACCGGAGGTCATAAGAGGGCTGCTGGGAATAGACGCTGAGGTGGTGCCCGTGTCGGCCCTCCTGGGTCAGGGGGTGCGGGAGGCGTTCATCCGGTTCCTCAAGACCGTGAGAGCTGATTTGCTCACCAGGTCGATACAGGCATATGCCGAGACGCAAATAAAGGTGTGAGGGGTTAGGATCTCCTC
This DNA window, taken from Candidatus Korarchaeota archaeon NZ13-K, encodes the following:
- a CDS encoding GTP-binding protein, whose amino-acid sequence is MRKMSIVVIGPHQAGKSTFIRKLDPSAIRMDYEKGTMSTTVGFDYGVIFWDASTDELHPKDRIDDLNPFNEIWKVTITGTPGQIAFSYVRKALIRGKDGVIMIVDSAQPVQMVYALGQYQEAREVLPPGFPLLVLANKQDLPDAKPPEVIRGLLGIDAEVVPVSALLGQGVREAFIRFLKTVRADLLTRSIQAYAETQIKV